A window of Lonchura striata isolate bLonStr1 chromosome 2, bLonStr1.mat, whole genome shotgun sequence genomic DNA:
AGATTAAATTTACTTGGTGTTTTCAGGCCCAAAACTCAAATATACAAGGTATTCACTAAAGTACTGGTTTATTCATCTCTGAAAAGCAATCATCTCTAAGGATTAAATTGGGCAGATTTTGTATCAAGGTTCATCTCTTGAAAACTGCTTTGGAAattcaaagaggaaaaatgcaATCATAATATAACTAAAAAGTACCTGAACACCATAGGTAAAAAGTTATCCGCTTTAGCATTTTTTACATCAATTATTTATTATGTATCTGATTTAAGTAATAGCTATGAACAATTTGAAACTTAAAATTCCTTTCATCCTGAAGTTTATAACAGAAATACCTCAAAACACGACCTCAAAACATGAATAATAATAGCAACCTATCATAGAAAACCCACAAACATATTAGTAAGAGCTACATTAAGTAGATAACTTCAAATTATAACATTAAGAGGTTGTATTAAAGTCTCCATTTCCAACTTGGATTTTGCCCCTTTAAGCATGACTGCTGTCTAAGATTTGTTTTCAGCTTTTGAGCTCCTGTCAGGGAAGTAGATAATCATCAGCAGGCTGCAATCTTTGGCACACAGCCAAAAGGAATGTATAGTTAATCCCTGGCTAGTCACTAAATAGGAtcaaatgataaaaataaaaatcttacatCATGCATCAAAGACAACCAGCACACAAGCAAATTTCTGCATTAAGATATTATTCCCATGAAAGAGAAACTTCCTTTCACTAGAATGTGGGGAGGcaagggggagaggggagaaaaaaatggcatCATGCAGAACtgaaagaggcaaaaaaaatttttattttcaaaatgcacGACAAAAGTGctcaaagaaaggaaatattttgtaatcTGTGACTATTTTCCCCCGACTCTCCCCAAGGGGCTTTCAGCACAGCTACCTCTAAAAATGTACAGGTGTGACTGTACTTCAGAGATgctttttgtggttttaatttGCAACACTTTACATATGGTAAATGCAACTTCACTAACTCCCAGATGGCAGACTGCACGTGAGAAGGTGGGGAGCACAAAAGCTGAAGTGGCCTGCTCAAACCAGAAGTCATTTTGCTAGTACTTCCCCAGCTGTCTGAATACACTTAATTCAGCCCTTTAGGAATGAATTACAAGCTGATATCATACTGCCATTTTCCTTGTGGCTCCACTGAGTCTCTGGAAACTACTTGTATTAAACTTAAAATCTCATTCCATCTGTCCAAAAAACCCTTTTATTGCCCTTCAGGATAACATCTATGGCCTTAATCTGCAACCAAGCAGCTTGAAGTTGACAGAGCTGCAAGAAATCAtatttggccattttacctcaTTCTTCTAACTTCTACTATGTTAGCTTACTTAAGTATTTTACTGCCAATCACTTTACAGGCAAATACTTCAGCTTACAAAAGTCAGTCATTCTTAACAGCTGTGCTCCCACAGATACAAGAATTAAATTACCAGCACAGATTGTCATTTAGGTTGCTTGAAGCTTGTGTTTTAAAGAGGACTATGTCAGCAGTTCACATTACACAGggagaaatgaaacaaaagaggaggaaaagtgaCAAACCTGATTGCCATCTCTTAAGAAGTATCTCTTCTCTATGACCTGGAAACAACAGAGAATGATCTTAGCTTGCACAGCACATGCATAACCTCAGATTGCAATCAACACTCCACACATGAGCACTGACACTCATGGCTAACTGGGACAAGGTCTGACCCCACATCTCTACTCCAGGCCTACTGCTTTTATGCAGTGCCCTAGCACACACAGCAGTTGCCACCTACAGCCATTCCTGGACAAGCTGTCTAAGCTGTCTAATCATCCTCAACTTCAACACAGTCCTCCTGGGTAATGGAGGTGATGGTTTGTGTGTCTCCTGCTTCAGACTCAATTACTTCCATTCCCTTTGCAGGGATATTGGTTCCTACTACTGCACAGTAGCCCCACTATGCTATCTTTGCTCAGAGGATGCTTAAAACAGAGCATTCCTTTTCTCATTTGCACAGTGGACCTTAATGGTATCTTTTTCAGGAAGGGAGAATAATATTCTTAACTAATTTCTTAATTCCTAAAGGTTGCTTTAACTAGGATCAACAGAGCTAACCAGTCTTGTATCTCCTCACATTACTAGCTCAGACTGCTGCAACCCCTCTGACCTGCCAGACAACTTCAAAAGCATAAGCAGAGTGTCTTTGCACATTTGTGAGTTCTTTTTCACTGCTCTATGCAGATCAGGAACTAAATCTTCAAGGAGATCAGCTATCTTCTGTAGGGTTCCAACAGCAGATCTATCTTTGGCCTCTCCACACCTGTCTTGAACCAACTCAGAGAGTGGAATATGAAAACTGTTACACTGCTGTTCAAGCTCAAATCCCAACATCTGATGCACAGGACAATAAAACATCATTTCATTGACTTACCTTATCAAAAAACCTGCTTAGTTTGACAGCATTGGATGAACCTGCAGCCAGGTAACGAGGATTTGTGCAGTCCTAGAACACCCAAAAGACAACAACAAACCAAGCACAAGGAAATCAGTGCAAGGAAGCCAAACACAAGGAAATGGAACATACCCTTTCCCCTGACACACACCATCAGCAACGGAAAACAATGGACCTGCTGATTTCTGATCCACAGTCACTTCAGAGAAAAGACCAACTGCTCTTTGAATCAGCTGCAAAATTCCAAGCAAGCCCCCATATGCTCTACATCTTCCTTCCACCACCAGCTATATAGTCAGGCAGTGATTTGTACAGGCTACACCTGAGATTGGGAGTGTATATACAAGCATTCATACAGcacatgtatatttttatacCCATAGATCTATATAAAGTCATCTTCATGTTTCATTCAGACAGTCTATATCAAAAAtatgaacaagaaaaagaaaatttaactcCCAGCCAACAATTCTAAGTTTAAGTGACCTTATCTAATACCCCTTACATCTCCCTATAGTGAAACAAAGATATGTGTTTCATCAAGCAAGGGGCAGAGCCAACAGAAAAGTGAATGACTGGCACTACTGGAAAAATGTCCAAAAGCCAAATTTTTGTTACATCTTTATTTACTAAAAGTTGGACTTACTCccatacaaaagaaaaacaacaaagatGACAAGGATACTAACCAAATTTATCTCTTCAGCGTTGAAATCCTCAGCCAAGAATGCTGTTCTGGTCAAAACTTCATTCCTCTTAGTTTCTGGGATCTGGTCCAGTTTAGTTCCTATTACCAGCAGTGGGATCTGGTTATCACCAAACTGTTCACGGTCATAGTCACTGATGAGGGAAAGAAAGACAATCCTGAATTAGGCAATGGCCACGTAAGTGGGCACAAATATAACATCACCTCCCCTGTACCTCTCAAAAAtcagtaatttatttattaacagTCCATTTATCTAAGTTAAAATGTGCTATATTGTTGCTctgatttttgaaaatgttaaagttttcttttatagttattttgAAAGTTCTAAAGTTCCCATAAAACTTCTTCAACCTGCTGAtctgtttacatatttctcctAGAGTTCtcacactgttcatgtaaataatgattgttttgcattcttctttgtaagaagagagaattgattgactgttggtttgaccagtgtggttggagagctggtaattccatcctccaatccacagtCACCTCTACAATTCTATAAATACCTGATACTCGAATAAAATACTCTCTTTTTTGGCCTTTGAACGTACCAAGAGTTTGTGTAATTTGTGTCCAATAATGATACAATATCTTAAAATTAAGGAAGGGCTTCTGCATCTAAGTCACTAAATAGTAATCCACACTTCAATCACTCTCCTTAGCTAGGATAATCACTTGTCTGTAATTTTTACCTGAACAAAGCTTTCTAGCAAGTAATTTTACAACCAACAGCAACAACTTGAGCAAGGAACTGCTAGTGGCTGAACATCTGTCCTTGACAGAAGttaaatttctgaaaattacaACAATTGTGAAGAACCCATCTGTGGAGACACTGGAAAATTTTGCACTTTATACAATGTAAATCCTCCTTCCCATCTCCTACCCTTCTACAGAAACACCTGTGTACCAGAACAGACAAACAATTGATATTCTTCCCACAAAAAGCTACTCATTAtttccttcctgctcatgtGTGAGACTTAGCAATGATTTTAAAACCTCCTTGACTAGATGGATGACAGGAGCACAGAAGTGCAGGAGGAAATCCTTGACAAGTGTTGGAGAGCTAATTATGAACATGTTGTTTAAGCAGAGTTTTCTAAGTTCTTTTAGCCATGCTCCTAAAATAATTCCCCCATCACCCAAACCAAAAGTGTATGAAGTGAACTTCCTCAGTGTTGGTGCATGGTGGGAATGCCTCTTTGCCCAGACTATCCCACATTATAATATAATgttatattataatattataatgCCCACATTATCCCATGACATTTCCTGTACAATGGCATCTCTCAGTGCAGACAGAGAAATCTTGTAACTGGGACTGGACTCACTCACAGAGGCCTCAGACAAATAAAGGATGTATAAGCATCTTTTCCCTTAAAGCAAGGTCTCTGCCACCCAGTTTGGGAATCTGCTGTCAGAATCGCCCAATACTGCCTGGCAGTATAAAATAACAAGAACAATCAACAGTCACCTTTTTTTGATACTccccatttctttctttctttcttctgagtCTAACCACATCTACTTTCCAGTGGAGACCAAGTAGCCTTAGAAATGAACAAAAGCTTCTACAACTGCTTGGAACTACCATGTCTGAGCTCTGCATGTTTTTCACTCACCCATTTGTCACGAGAACTCCTGTTGGAGCAACATCCCTGTTGAGTGCTTCCAAAGACCAGCGATACAAATTCTGGGATGATTTCTTGTTGGTCAAGTCATGCACTAAAATTATCCCTAGAGTGAAAGACAAGACAGCAAGATGCCATTTAAAGATACATATTCTCCTCCTTATCTTACCAAAATGACACCCGCAGGTTTCCAGATATCTGAGAATGAAGGTAATATGTGTGCACGAGAAACCAGCTCAGTTACAGTGAATAAGTAAGGCTGAAAATATCAGGATGCAACAGGTTTTTTAAAGCTGCTTATCAAGAACTGGCTAAGAGCTAAGAGAAAAATCACATGAAAGCAGGAAACAAACAGCCATCTCAGGCTTTAATCTGCAAAAGGCTCGCAGGCATTCACTGAGTCTGTCTACTTCTCATGATACTGAAATTCTATATTACTGCAGTAGAAAATTTTAGCCTTTTTCTGgtaaacataattattttttatcacaCC
This region includes:
- the RABL3 gene encoding rab-like protein 3; the protein is MAALDRVKVLVLGDSGVGKSSLVHLLCHNQVLGNPSWTVGCSVDVRIHDYKEGTPEEKTYYIELWDVGGSVGSATSVKSTRAVFYNLLNGIILVHDLTNKKSSQNLYRWSLEALNRDVAPTGVLVTNGDYDREQFGDNQIPLLVIGTKLDQIPETKRNEVLTRTAFLAEDFNAEEINLDCTNPRYLAAGSSNAVKLSRFFDKVIEKRYFLRDGNQIPGFSERKRFGGGTLKSLHYD